A DNA window from Candidatus Protochlamydia naegleriophila contains the following coding sequences:
- a CDS encoding RsmE family RNA methyltransferase has product MPLKTVKHLNYQVLPMPAERYFIDEEISLNHKKFLKETEFHHLVHVMRTRPGEKIELVNGRGTLAQATLLDIHKEHATLSIDEVTEESLHPSRLILAQAFPKPDRLAFILEKGTELGVDEFWLFPGHQSAKKEVFSSQQERAKALTIAAMKQCGRLTLPSISYMPAIEKWSPIQGQSFFGDLDQEAPLLVNALSSATPNYPITFFTGPESGWSAKETAMLKEKGVQGVKLHHHVLRTDTASIAALTLIQHWLMLNKAS; this is encoded by the coding sequence ATGCCCCTCAAAACAGTCAAACATCTCAATTACCAAGTACTCCCCATGCCAGCTGAACGCTATTTCATCGACGAAGAGATCTCTTTAAACCATAAAAAATTCTTAAAAGAGACTGAGTTTCATCATCTGGTTCATGTCATGCGTACACGGCCAGGAGAAAAGATTGAATTGGTCAACGGACGTGGAACGCTCGCACAAGCAACCCTCCTAGATATCCATAAAGAACACGCCACCCTTTCGATCGATGAAGTCACCGAGGAATCGCTCCACCCCTCCAGACTTATTTTAGCACAAGCTTTCCCCAAACCTGATCGATTGGCCTTTATTTTAGAAAAGGGCACAGAACTCGGTGTCGACGAATTTTGGCTCTTCCCCGGCCACCAAAGTGCTAAAAAAGAGGTCTTTTCTAGCCAGCAAGAAAGAGCCAAAGCATTGACCATCGCAGCCATGAAACAATGCGGCAGATTGACGCTCCCTTCGATCTCATACATGCCAGCGATAGAAAAATGGTCACCAATCCAAGGTCAAAGTTTTTTTGGGGACCTCGACCAAGAAGCTCCTTTGCTAGTGAATGCTCTTTCCAGTGCAACACCCAATTACCCCATCACTTTCTTTACTGGTCCCGAAAGCGGCTGGAGTGCAAAAGAAACGGCTATGCTAAAAGAAAAAGGCGTTCAGGGAGTCAAACTTCACCATCATGTCTTGCGTACTGACACAGCCTCCATTGCCGCCCTTACCCTCATTCAGCACTGGCTCATGTTGAATAAAGCAAGCTAA